The stretch of DNA TCAAATGAAAAAGAAGCCAAATTAGGCTTCTTTTTTACTATTTTTCCCACTGGTGAACAAACGCCTGATATTCAGCACTTAAAGATTGAAATAATACTTTGTTATTCGCATCGATAGCAGCGTCAATTTTTTCTAAAAACCGTTGCTTCTGAAATAAGAAAATTGCCTCGTCAATTACCATCTGAACATACATATTTACCATAAAACTTTCCCGTGACACTCGTTTCTCTTGGGCTTTCGACTTCATTAACTCCGTATAAGACTTTTCATTTTTCATGAGTCTTTCACCTCGAGGCCTTTTTTATATTATATGGAGTTCGCTAAATAAAATCAATAATATTTTAAATTTTTAGAAAATATTTAACCGAGTGCAAATGTCAGCAAGAATCCTTACCCGTTTTGGATGCATCCACAATCAATTGTTTTGTCGAACTATAATTATAATTTGTAATTTTATAAAATAATGTGCAAAAAGATGTAGTAATATGGTATTATTTTCTTGATTTGTATTAAATTTTACTTTATTGGTATTGTTTAAAAAATAGTGAAAGGAAGATTAGTGTGAAGAAAGAATATTTAATTAATCAAAACACTATCGCTATCGTACCGGAAAAAGTAAATAAAGTATGGATTTCGAGAGTGATAGAAACAGACGGAGAGTATTTAGTGGAGCAGCACCCGAAGTATATTATCAATCAAAACTGTTGGTATTCAGGTACAAGCTTACAAGGCAGTCAAGAATCGACGAAAGTTATAACTGGAATTACTCACAAGCAACCTATTGTTATTAACTTAGCGGAGGAACTGTTCTTTTTCCCAACGATGTCACCACGAAAGATGGAGT from Sutcliffiella cohnii encodes:
- a CDS encoding IDEAL domain-containing protein, whose product is MKNEKSYTELMKSKAQEKRVSRESFMVNMYVQMVIDEAIFLFQKQRFLEKIDAAIDANNKVLFQSLSAEYQAFVHQWEK
- a CDS encoding competence protein ComK, which encodes MKKEYLINQNTIAIVPEKVNKVWISRVIETDGEYLVEQHPKYIINQNCWYSGTSLQGSQESTKVITGITHKQPIVINLAEELFFFPTMSPRKMECMWICPDHIIDSKANEYGDTIAYLSNNKTLQIPMSLKSFKTQILRTSHLRFKLRQKQQLINVAERPFFFYTSSAQRIKKK